Proteins encoded within one genomic window of Lycium ferocissimum isolate CSIRO_LF1 unplaced genomic scaffold, AGI_CSIRO_Lferr_CH_V1 ctg11, whole genome shotgun sequence:
- the LOC132041645 gene encoding O-fucosyltransferase 23: MDLSNCKQLRFFGVHLNLLAAKCVVLVVIALFLGTVLLPTFSGLSGVIQQNTFVFIQNRSFPSNQPVKQKFLEVPQIVWGLNNQKIAFARACLTARTLNRTLLMPKLSASLFYKEVELLKPINFDKVFQFERFNSLCKGFVQLSRYSDVSNQTDVIELQKGSGRRWTLPKDMEQLNQFSKHPYDARETVRIVGKNPFLWHDHWPAKDYAKVFECLALVEEISKEADKVVSKIREIGMEVRSKIPKSQPVPFVAVHMRIEKDWMIHCKKLEQRLNISEICSSKEEIMTRVGNIVGLKTPVVVYLAVADTLLEDDTVLNGWKDGLHPFEKKKLGVFEIYKKQLYLFQSAIDYEVCLRSDVFVGNSFSTFSSLLVLDRTQKMIKAGETKLCGSDVRWPSYAYNIRGVGNGPHPWVTNMSDTSLTAISYGSNHISC; the protein is encoded by the coding sequence ATGGACTTGTCAAATTGTAAGCAATTGAGATTCTTTGGAGTCCATTTGAATTTGTTGGCTGCAAAATGTGTGGTGTTGGTTGTCATTGCTTTGTTCCTTGGAACTGTTTTGCTCCCAACATTCTCTGGACTCAGTGGGGTCATTCAACAAAACACCTTTGTCTTTATCCAGAACCGTTCGTTCCCATCGAATCAACCCGTAAAACAGAAGTTTCTTGAAGTTCCTCAAATTGTGTGGGGATTGAATAATCAAAAGATTGCTTTTGCTAGAGCTTGTTTGACTGCACGAACGCTCAATCGAACATTGTTGATGCCTAAATTGAGCGCTTCATTGTTTTATAAAGAAGTCGAACTTTTGAAGCCTATTAACTTCGATAAGGTCTTCCAATTCGAAAGATTTAATTCCCTTTGTAAAGGGTTTGTCCAATTGAGTCGTTATTCCGATGTTTCAAATCAAACTGATGTTATCGAACTTCAGAAAGGCAGCGGAAGAAGATGGACATTGCCTAAAGATATGGAGCAGTTAAACCAGTTTAGTAAGCATCCATATGATGCACGTGAAACTGTTCGGATAGTAGGAAAGAATCCGTTTTTGTGGCACGACCATTGGCCTGCTAAAGACTATGCAAAGGTTTTCGAATGCTTAGCTTTAGTAGAGGAGATATCGAAAGAAGCAGATAAAGTTGTCTCCAAGATTAGAGAAATAGGAATGGAGGTTAGAAGTAAGATTCCAAAATCACAACCAGTTCCGTTTGTTGCTGTGCATATGAGAATAGAAAAGGATTGGATGATTCACTGTAAGAAGTTGGAGCAAAGATTAAATATTAGTGAAATTTGTAGTAGTAAAGAGGAAATTATGACCAGAGTGGGAAACATCGTGGGACTTAAAACCCCGGTAGTTGTTTATCTTGCTGTTGCCGATACGCTTCTTGAAGATGATACTGTGTTGAATGGTTGGAAGGACGGTTTGCATCCTTTCGAGAAGAAAAAACTCGGTGTTTTTGAAATTTACAAGAAGCAACTGTATCTATTTCAATCTGCCATCGACTATGAAGTCTGCTTAAGATCTGATGTCTTTGTAGGGAACAGTTTTTCAACATTTTCGAGCCTTCTTGTTCTTGACAGAACCCAAAAGATGATTAAAGCGGGTGAAACAAAGTTGTGTGGTTCGGATGTTAGATGGCCTtcttatgcatataatataagAGGTGTGGGGAATGGACCTCATCCGTGGGTAACAAATATGTCCGACACTAGCTTGACGGCAATTAGCTATGGCTCTAATCACATTTCTTGCTGA
- the LOC132041662 gene encoding probable cinnamyl alcohol dehydrogenase 6 → MAKTTPNHTQAVSGWAALDSSGKITPYIFNRRENGVNDVTIKILYCGICHTDLHYAKNDWGITMYPVVPGHEITGIVVEVGSNVTNFKTGDKVGVGCMSASCLECESCKNSEENYCDKVQFTYNGVFWDGSITYGGYSKMLVADYRFVVAVPENLPMDRAAPLLCAGATVFCPMKDNNLIGSPRKKIGVVGLGGLGHLAIKFGKAFGHHVTVISTSLSKEKEAKTKLGADDFVVSSNAQQMQSRQKTLDFILDTVSANHSLGPYLELLKVKGTFVIVGAPDKPMGLSAFPLIFGKRTVKGSMIGSIKETQEMIDICGKYNIMCDIEIVTPDRINEAYERIEKNDIKYRFVIDIAGESSKL, encoded by the exons ATGGCTAAAACAACCCCAAATCACACTCAAGCTGTTTCTGGATGGGCAGCTCTTGATTCTTCTGGCAAAATTACACCTTACATCTTCAATAGAAG AGAGAATGGTGTAAATGATGTGACCATCAAGATTTTGTACTGCGGAATTTGTCATACTGACCTTCACTATGCCAAAAATGATTGGGGTATCACTATGTATCCTGTTGTTCCAGG GCATGAGATTACTGGGATTGTTGTGGAAGTTGGGAGCAATGTAACCAACTTCAAAACAGGGGACAAAGTAGGAGTTGGATGCATGTCAGCATCATGTTTAGAATGTGAATCTTGCAAGAACTCAGAAGAAAATTATTGTGACAAGGTTCAGTTCACCTACAATGGTGTCTTTTGGGACGGTAGCATCACTTATGGAGGATACTCCAAGATGCTAGTTGCTGATTATAG gtTTGTGGTTGCTGTACCAGAGAACCTACCAATGGATAGAGCAGCACCATTGTTATGTGCAGGAGCCACTGTGTTTTGTCCAATGAAAGACAACAACTTGATTGGCTCACCAAGGAAAAAGATAGGAGTAGTTGGTTTGGGAGGTTTGGGACATTTGGCTATTAAATTTGGAAAAGCTTTTGGGCATCATGTCACTGTCATAAGCACTTCTTTATCCAAAGAAAAAGAGGCCAAAACCAAATTAGGTGCTGATGATTTCGTTGTTAGCTCTAATGCACAACAAATGCAG TCGAGACAGAAGACCTTGGACTTCATATTGGACACAGTCTCAGCAAATCACTCTCTTGGGCCTTACTTGGAACTGCTCAAAGTTAAAGGAACTTTTGTCATAGTGGGTGCACCAGATAAGCCCATGGGCCTTTCAGCATTTCCATTAATATTTG GTAAGAGAACTGTGAAAGGAAGTATGATTGGAAGCATAAAAGAAACACAAGAAATGATAGACATTTGTGGGAAGTACAATATTATGTGTGACATAGAGATAGTCACACCTGATAGGATTAATGAAGCTTATGAACGAATTGAGAAAAACGATATTAAGTATCGGtttgttattgatattgctgGTGAATCATCAAAACTTTAA
- the LOC132041666 gene encoding E3 ubiquitin-protein ligase RSL1 yields the protein MEGQMVHGDELLENIANEVKLEEDEEDFCSCCEDEEELEDSEEEEDEVTEDEDEKELLSESCEVDLDEHSVKLFFKGISIAGPGDSGCRISGIGVVMERAESAPVIQIQKKLDFYVEEFVADYLALMDGLLEAVKNKIRKVYAFTDSEILYQQIMHEESLDNPLLMALRQRILDHANDLEAFVLKLVPYTGLAKALDLAKVAIGVVSSHVEGDESTENCPICCEDRLLMMMTTLKCTHKFCSHCMKTYVEGKVQSGQVPIRCPQPKCKYLISATECISFLPLNSYGSLVRALEEANALNSDKLYCPYPNCSVLLDPHECISTRASSSSQSENSCVDCPVCQRFMCVDCRVPWHSSMTCEDYQNLPLEEREAGDITLHRLAQNKRWRRCSHCRRMIELTHGCYHIACWCGHQFCYSCGAEYRDGQQTCQCAFWDEDYTQDLVTQPTQQFEQWAWDSFESLPMMMDAYSDEERSQLALIQRFLAGGFSLTDHQAYQSPPRCTDSYVDAMKDLHQLPWLERFVSVISDNYYEEHIQ from the exons ATGGAAGGACAAATGGTTCATGGTGATGAGTTGTTGGAGAATATAGCAAATGAAGTGAAAttagaagaagatgaagaggatttttgtagttgttgtgaagatgaagaggaGTTGGAAGATAGTGAGGAAGAAGAGGATGAAGTAACCGAGGACGAGGACGAGAAGGAATTGTTAAGTGAAAGTTGTGAAGTAGATCTTGATGAACATTCTGTAAAGTTATTCTTTAAGGGGATTTCTATAGCTGGTCCTGGAGATTCTGGTTGTAGGATATCTGGAATTGGAGTGGTTATGGAGAGGGCAGAAAGTGCTCCTGTTATTCAAATCCAAAAAAAGCTTGATTTTTATGTGGAAGAATTTGTGGCTGATTATTTGGCTTTGATGGATGGGTTGCTGGAAGCTGTGAAGAACAAGATTAGAAAGGTTTATGCCTTTACTGACTCTGAGATATTATACCAGCAG ATTATGCATGAAGAGAGCCTTGATAATCCGCTTCTCATGGCATTGCGGCAGAGGATCCTGGATCATGCGAATGATCTGGAGGCTTTTGTTCTGAAACTTGTCCCATACACTGGTCTGGCAAAGGCGTTGGACTTAGCCAAAGTAGCAATAGGGGTTGTCTCTTCCCATGTCGAAGGAGATGAATCAACTGAAAATTGTCCAATATGCTGTGAGGATAGACTTTTAATGATGATGACCACATTGAAATGTACCCACAAATTCTGTTCTCACTGTATGAAAACTTATGTTGAGGGTAAAGTCCAATCTGGCCAAGTCCCCATTAGGTGCCCTCAGCCAAAATGCAAGTACTTAATCTCTGCCACTGAATGTATATCTTTTCTCCCCCTTAATTCCTATGGATCTTTAGTGAGGGCTCTCGAAGAAGCAAATGCTCTCAACTCGGACAAACTTTACTGCCCGTATCCAAATTGTTCTGTTCTTCTGGATCCTCATGAATGTATTTCAACTCGGGCTAGTTCATCAAGCCAGTCAGAGAATAGTTGTGTGGATTGTCCAGTTTGTCAGAGGTTCATGTGTGTGGATTGTAGGGTCCCATGGCATTCTTCAATGACATGTGAAGATTACCAAAATCTCCCTTTGGAGGAGAGGGAGGCTGGTGACATAACTTTGCATCGCCTCGCACAAAATAAAAGATGGAGGCGCTGTTCACACTGCAGGAGGATGATTGAGCTCACACATGGATGCTATCATATCGCATGCTG GTGTGGGCATCAATTCTGTTATTCTTGTGGTGCGGAATACAGGGACGGCCAACAGACATGTCAATGTGCATTCTGGGATGAGGATTACACTCAAGATTTGGTAACTCAACCGACTCAACAGTTTGAGCAATGGGCATGGGACTCATTCGAGTCGCTGCCTATGATGATGGATGCATATTCAGATGAAGAGAGATCTCAGCTGGCTTTGATCCAGAGATTTCTTGCTGGTGGTTTCAGTCTTACGGATCACCAAGCTTACCAATCCCCACCACGTTGTACAGATTCTTATGTCGATGCCATGAAGGATCTCCATCAGCTTCCATGGCTCGAACGGTTCGTGTCTGTGATAAGTGACAATTACTATGAAGAACATATCCAGTGA